The window GACGAATGATATAAAAATCCATGTTCCGTCTGGAATTGAGATAAAAAGTAAGACAATTTGTAGTACCGTAAAAACTCCACCAAGACTTCCCAAGCAAAAACTATATTGTTTTTTGAATTTTAGTAGTCGATGATGTTTTACAAAAGGTTCTGGGATGGATACGCCAAACACCGCAGTTTTTCTTGTGAAATAAGGTGTCATGGCTTGTAAAATTGTCAAAAAAATAAAAATGGCTAATTCAAAGCGCATCGAATCCCTACTTCCATTGTTTTAAAATGCGATTGAAAAGTGTTGTGATTTGATCTTCTTCAAAACCACGTGCATACGCCTCTGCCACGATTGGCTTTAACGCTTTTTCTATTTCGCCTTCCTCTATCTCCCGCTGGTGTCCACCTATAATCATAGCCTTTGCTTTTGGCTTTAACTCGATGAGTCCTTTCTCTTCAAGCTCATGGTAACTTTTACTCACTGTACTAACATTAATGCCTAAATCTGCAGCCATTGTTCGTACAGAAGGTAATGTATCACCATTTTTT of the Lysinibacillus fusiformis genome contains:
- a CDS encoding GntR family transcriptional regulator produces the protein MHIQIDPNSEIQLYKQLANRLIELIAMGELKNGDTLPSVRTMAADLGINVSTVSKSYHELEEKGLIELKPKAKAMIIGGHQREIEEGEIEKALKPIVAEAYARGFEEDQITTLFNRILKQWK